The Candidatus Nanosynbacter sp. HMT-352 region GTGATGAGCGGCGACTTTTTCCAATTGCCGCCAGTGAATCGTCCGAACGAGCAGGGCGGCGGTTTTGTGGTTTATTCTGATGCTTGGCAAGAACTTCAGCCGGCGGTTTTATATTTGGAGCGACAATATCGTCAGAATGATGAGCAGCTTTTGGGGGTTCTGACCGCCCTAAGAACTGGCGATGTTAGGCGACGTCACGTTGAGGCGCTGCTGGCGCGCACGGAAATTGAGCCGCCAGATGGTGATATCACAGAGCTGCACACTGTAAACGTTGATGTCGATGATATCAATATTCAAAAATTGGCGGAATTGCCAGGGGAAGAACGTTCGTATCAACAGACGACGACGGGCTCGAAAATTTATGTAGAGAATCTGCAAAGGTCAGTTTTGGCTCCAGAAAATCTGGTGATTAAGCTGGGTGCGTTGGTGATGGCGGTTAAAAATTCGCCGCAAAAATTATATGCCAATGGAAGTATCGGCACGGTGGTTGATTTTGAGCCATTGACGGAATATCCGGTTGTTGAGTTTCGAGATGGTCGTCGGGTGACGATGGTGCCGGATGCTTGGGAGTTGCGAGACGGAGAGCGCAAACGAGCGAGTATTTCTCAGGTTCCGCTACGTTTGGCGTGGGCGATAACGGTTCACAAAAGTCAGGGAATGACGCTGGATGCGGCTAAGATTGACCTGAGAAAGGCGTTTGTTGAAGGTATGGGTTATGTGGCTTTGAGTCGCGTGCGAGATTTGGACAATTTGTATCTATATGGAATTAACCGTAGGGCGCTGGAAGTTTCTCCTGATGCGTTGGCGATTGACGAGGTTTTGAGACAAGCGAGCAGGGAGTCTGCTGAGAGATACAGGGGTGATAGGTATTAGAATAGAGCGGGTAATTTATTGATATTTATATATTGTCTACACTTTCCTGCTATATAACTACCAAGTTTTGCATCAGATATTTCCGTACATCCATAGCTAAAAAGTTCTGTAGGTAACAGTCCTCCAGAAGCTTGATAATGACCATCTACGCCAGCTATTCGCTGTCGAAATTCTGGGTATCTACCATATAGAGCTATGAGATCCGACACTAGTCTGCTGTCTGTATCTAGGTGATTTTCGTACCATGCGTAGTGTAAATATTCGTGAGCTAAGATCGTCCTAAGGGCTGTTTTGTTGTTATTTCTCTTCATTTTTATAGTCTTTTGAAAGTCAAAATAACATCCATCTGCCAAGTCCCACTTGCAATCTGCGGCTGGATTATCTGTGTATATTAGATTTAATTTATGATAGTCATAGGTAGCTTCCAGGTATTGTAGCTCGGATAACAACTCGGGATCTTGGGTTACCGGTTGCGTGGGCTTTTGTCTGATGTCGAAATTTTGGAATTGTTGAGGCTCTTCTTGTTGTTGATTAAACATGTAAATGGGGAGATGATTTCCTATTAAAGCTGCAGCTCCTATTATAGGTATCATTATTGTACCAAGTATTTTTATTCTACGTGGTCTACCTTTCTCTGTTTTAACTGTTCTTACTATAGATAAGATAAAACCAAACCCTCCGACCCCTAGTGCTGTATAGATTGTATTAGTGGCTACTTGATGGGGTATTGCTGCATTCGATGACCAATTCACTCCTATCGTAGTAATGAGTATGGCTATTATTGTGATTTTAGGGGCGGTTAACAACCATCCTAGGAGTTTTTTAATATGTGCGGCTATTATAGCTTTTTTCATATCTGCATTGTATCATAACAGGGGTGAGCTGTCGAAATTTGGTCTGAAATAACTTTAAATGCTAATCCATTGCCCAAAACTATTAAATAGCGTAGACTTACATCAACCCAACACTAGGCTTTTCCACAAAAATGTGGAAAAGTTTTTATTTGATGCAAAAATGGGTAAAAAGTCATAAAAAGGGCTTGCAAGTGGGTAGCTGTGGGTAGTATAGTGGAGTCAGTGGAACGAAAGTTGATGGAAAATCACCAACAAAAACAAACATCCACTATAAAAAACAACTAATCTACCACGAAGGAAGGACGACGTGCAGACAGATTACTTTGAGCGTAAGTTGGACGACAAGCGACGCTTGACAATTCCAGCTGAGCTCAGGGCAGAATTTGCATCAGGCGTCGTACTAACTCGCGGGTTTGGTAAATATCTCCACTTATATCCACGGCAAATATGGGATCGGGAAGTGGAAAGCGCTCTAACGGGAAGTATTCTGGATGAGCGGGTTGCCGACCTGAACGTTAAATTCCGACGAGGTAAAACCGCATCGGCGCTCGACCAAAAACAAGGACGAGTGACGATTGAGCAGCATTTGCTCGACTACGCTGGAATTGACAGAGAAGTCGTTGCTGTGCGAGCAGGGGAATATTTTCGGCTAATAGCGGCCGAGAATGCGGAATAGTAGATTAGCTAAGCACTTTAACAATTAGAAACCTCTCGAGATCAACTATCTGGGTATTTGAAAATGGCATGTGGCAATTTGCTCCACATTAAAAACGGCAACGCACCTTCTTCAAACACCTCCCAAAAAAACTCCACCTCACACATAAGTCTCTTTGGAAAACATGGTTGTTACTGACAATCAATAAATTTCCACTCTAAGACAACAAAAACAAACAAAACACAAATACAAAAAAGCCAGAATTAAATATCCAGTTAGGTGATCTCGAGCATTATTTCTGTATAATGGAATAATGATGAGTATTAAAGAACATCCACCACAGTCGGAAAAGCTAAAAGATAGCGAACCGATTCATGTTCCCGTACTTTTGGAGATAACCCTTAGCAAGCTGCAGCCAGTCGAAGGCGAGTCGTATCTCGATTTGACGGCTGGCTATGGCGGCCATGCCAGGGCATTCTTAAATAGGACGGATAATTACTTGAACTCAGTGTTAGTAGATCGCGATGAAAACGCGATTAAAACATTGGGCGATTTGGCTGAAAAAGGCGTAACTTTAATTCACAAAGATTTTGTGAGCGCGGCGCAAGATTTGGTCAAGCAGGGGCGTAAGTTTGACGTGATTTTGGCTGATTTGGGGGTGTCGTCACCGCAGCTTGACAGAGCAGAGAGAGGTTTTTCGTTCAGATTTGACGGTCCGCTAGATATGCGGATGGACAATCGGACGGAAATTACAGCGGCAGATATTGTCAATTCGTATTCGGTTGACGATTTGACGCAGCTGATTATTCGTTACGGCGAAGAAAATCCCGGGAGAGCAAGGCGAATTGCGCAGGCAATTGTCAAAGCTCGACCAATTCAGGGAACGACTGAGCTGGCTGACCTGATCAAGCAAACCGTTGGTCGCGGTAGCATGAAACATCATCCTGCGACTCGTACCTTTCAGGCGCTACGCATTGAAGTCAATCGCGAACTTAAGCTGATTGAAGAACTATTGCCACTTTTGCCACGCTTACTTAATAAGGGCGGGCGAGTAGGAATAATTAGTTTTCATAGCTTGGAAGACAGATTGATCAAGCGTTATTTTTCGGAGCAAGCAACGGCTGGCTATGAAGCTGAGCTGATTGTTCCAGAGAAAAAACCGGTGTCTGGAACTGAAGATGTTCACAATCCGCGTAGTCGAAGTGCAAAATTTCGATACGCCGTGAAAAAATAAAACAAAAAGAAGGAGGCTATTATGCCAATCCACATCAAAGTAGAATTCCAGAATACAGACAAGGCAGAGACTGTTTCAGTACGCCGCGGCTAAACTAAAGCGTATTCCGGAATATACCTTATAGAAACCAGCCTGTCTTTAACGGGCGGGCTGGTTTGTTATGTTAAATACAAATATAAACATAAAAGATAGAGACAAATGACAAACACCACCACATTTACTTCACGACGTTCACACGGTCAATTGCGCCGAAATCAGAATTCTACACGTTTTCAGTCTCAGGTCAAACTTGGTCCTGTTGCTCATACAGTGCTAGTTGCATTGATGATTACAGTACTGGGCTTGATTTATCTTACTCAGGCAACCAGGCTTACGGCTTACGGCTATGAAGCTCAGAGTCTGGACACAAAAATTACCGAACTAAGCGCAAAAAAGTCAGAATTGGAAGTACAGAATGCACGCTTGACGGCGTTAGAGAAGGCGAAGAATAGCAATGTCGCTTCAGCTATGACTACAACTGAAACGCATTACGCACAATAGTGATATAATAGGATAAGCAATATGCAGCGGCTTATTCGTTCAAGAACTGGTTGGTTAGCCATCGCTTTACTGGTAGTGATGGCGGCTTTTGTGTTGCGATTATTTCAATTGCAGATTTTGCAATATGGCAAATATACGGAATTAGCGCGAGCGAGTCAGCAGCGTCAATTTATCATTCCTGCGGAGCGCGGGAAAATTTATATGATGGACGGGAAAACGCCAGTTCCTGTGGTGCTTAATCAGACGGTTTATACGGTGATTGCGGATCCGCAGTCGATTGACGATAAAGAGCGGAGTCAGCTTGTTGATAGTTTGAGGGAAATTGCTGGTGGCGAAATGACGGAAAATGTATCTGAACGGCTCAATAATAAAAAGTCACGCTATGAAGTTTTGGCGAAGAATATCACCAGAACTCAAGCGGAAAAATTGAAAAAGAAAAACTTTGCGGGCGTGCTATATCAACAAAGTTCTATTCGAAATTATCCTGAGGGCGAACTGGGCGCACACGTGCTTGGATTTGTGAATGCGGCTGGCGAAGGTCAATATGGCATCGAAGGCTCTTTGAATAAGCAGCTTAAGGGTCGGGACGGACTATTACAATCTGTAACTGACGTGAGGAATATACCTTTGACGGTCGGAAAAAATAATATGCGAATCGAGGCGAAATCTGGTGACAATTTAGCACTGACGGTGGATAGGAATATCCAAAGCCAGACTGAATTGGCGTTGAAAAAGGGAGTCGAAGCAGCTGGCGCCACCGAGGGAAGTGTGATTGTTATGAATCCGAAAAACGGTCAAGTTCTGGCAATGGCGAATTATCCGACTTATAATCCGGCGGATTTTGCCAAGCAGAAAAATGGGTCGGTGTTTGTAGACAGCGCGTCGATGGTGCCATTTGAGCCGGGATCGATTATCAAATCCTTTAGCTTTGCCACGGCAATTGATAAGGGCGTTGTATCACCGTCTACAACTTATAATAATACCGATTGTATAAAGGTTGCCGACCGCACGATGTGTAATGTCTTGAGAGGTTTGGGCGGTCCAATGACGATTCAGGGGGCATTCAATAACTCGCTCAACGTCGGTACGATTACCGCGATTCGAAAATTAGGAAATGGCTCTCAGATTAATTTGCCGGCTCGCCAGACTTTGTATGAATATTATCACGATAAATTTGGCTTTGGCGCTAAAACTGGAATTGAGCTGGGCGAGGCTTCGGGCTATATTTATCCGCCAGATAGCGCTGAAGGAAATGAGGTTCGTTATTCGGCTATGACTTACGGACAAAGTATGAACTTGACTATGGTTCAAGTCGCGGCTGGATTTTCATCGCTGGTTAACGGCGGTCAATATTACAAACCAACCATTCTCGTTGGTACAATTGACGAATCTGGCAATTTGAAATCGTCGGAAAATAAAGTCATTCGCCAAACCGTAAGCGGCGGTACGTCATCGCAGATGCGAACGATGCTAACGACGGCGCGCCGATCTTCATTCTTGTCAAAGAGCGACAAGTCTGGCTATGAAATTGGTGGAAAAACTGGTACTTCTGAAGCGGTGGTTAATGGCGCTTACACTCAAAAGGAAACGATTGCTACATATATTGGTTATGGCGGTGGAAAAAATGGCACCGAATATGTCATAATGGTACGTGTAGCGGCTCCAGGCAAGGGGATTAATTTGCAGGGAAATCTTCATGCCGGACCAATTTTTACAGATATATCCAACTGGATGATTGATTATATGAAAATAGCACCAAAGGAATAAATATGGGAATAGCTTTACAAACAATGACCAATGAATTGACGCACGTATTTTTGCTGAGTGTCGGCGCGTTTTTGCTAGCGATGTTTTTAACGCCAATTTATACGTTTTTCGCTTATCGATATCGCTTCTGGAAGCGCCAAAGGTCGGAAAGCACTGATGGGAAAAAGCTAAAGGTTTTTGCCAAATTCCAAGCGGCAAAATTGCGGCGAAACATCCCGACGATGGCTGGGGTGATTGGTGTAATTTCAATTTTCGTGGTGACGATTTTCTTCAATTTAGACCGAGCGCAGACCTGGCTTCCTCTGGCGGCGTTGGTTGGTGGCGGAATTGTCGGGCTGATTGACGATATCATCAATCTGCGTGGTTTGGGCGGCGGCGCGGCTGGGCTTCGTAGCCCAGTGAAGTTTGCGCTGATTACGCTGATTGGCGTGGTGCTTGGTTGGTTTTTCTTTGCCAAATTGGGCGTGGCGAGTTTCCATGTGCCGTTTGTGGGCGAGGTGAATATTGGTTGGTTGATAGTTCCGCTGTTTGCATTTGCGGTGGTGGCTACCGGTAACGCTGTTAATATTTCTGACGGAATGGATGGGCTGGCAGGCGGGCTGCTTGGCATTAGCTTTGGGGCGTTTGGTGTGATTGCTTTATTACAACAACATGTTATATTGGCGGGATTCTGCTTTACTGTTGTTGGTGTACTTTTGAGCTATTTGTGGTTCAATATTTATCCAGCTCGATTCTTCATGGGCGATGTTGGAAGTTTCGCTTATGGCGCGTGTTTGGGCGTTGTGGCAATGCTGACCGACTCTCTACTCCTACTTCCTGTGATTGGCTTGTTGTTTGTAATTGAGGCGGGATCAAGCTTGACCCAAATCGTCAGCAAGAAGCTGTTTAAGAGAAAGATTTTCTTGTCTGCGCCGATTCATCATCACTTGGAGGCGATTGGTTGGCCAGAAACTAAGGTGACGATGCGTTTTTGGGTTATTGGCTGCGTGATGGCGTTTATCGGCGTGATGCTGGCGCTTGCTGGAGGTCATATTGCGTAATTCGGTCGCCAAAAATCGTCAATCTATAGCTCAGCCGGTTCGAAGCCATCGACCGATGTATCAGATTGTGCTTTATATGGGGCTTTTGTTGCTACTTGGGCTGATTGTTATGTATGCGCTGGGGCCGCAACGCGCCAACGTGATGAATTATGCTTACGGCACGAATTATAGCGATACGTATTTCTTTGGCAAGCAGCTGACGAGCGTATTTATTGCCGTCGTGGCTTTTTCTGCGTTTTACTTTACGCCGTACAAATGGTTTATTGGCGAGAGATCGAAGTATATTCTCTACGCTGGATTTGCGCTATGCATTTTACTATTTCTCTCGGGCGCGGTACTTCATTTGTCGTTTGCGCAAGAAACTAACGGTGCGTATCGATGGTTCCAATTGGGCGTACTGGGAAGTTTCCAGCCATCAGAATTGCTCAAATATGGCGTGCTATTATTTTTGGCGGGATTTTTAGGGCGGCGGTCGCAACAGGAAAAATTGAACGACATCCAAGAAACTATCATTCCGCTGGGCATTATTTCCGGCTTGTCGCTGCTGATGATTGTGTTTTTGCAAAAAGACTTGGGAACGGGAATTTCGTTGATAGCGATTATTTTATCAATGATTTTGGTGGCTGGAATTGATTGGAAGATTTTCAAGAAGATTCTGGCAATTGTTGCGCTTTGTGGTTTGGTGATGATTTTTACGTCGCCGCACCGAATCGAGCGCGTGATGACTTTCGTGCAAGGCGATAGTCACAAAGGGACGAGCAGTCAGGAGAATAAGAATTATCACATCCAGCAGGCCAGGATTGCGATTGGTTCTGGCGGGCTTCTGGGGCTTGGAATTGGTAAAAGCGTTCAGGCGACAGGATATCTTCCAGAGGCGACTAACGACTCAATTTTTGCCGTCATGGGAGAAACGTTTGGCTTTGTCGGCTTAATGGCTATATTGGCGCTATTTACGGCATTATTATTGTCGATTTTGCATGTAGCCGCGAGACTTCCGAACGTGACGTTGCGGCTAATTGTGGCGGGAATTTTTGGCTGGATTGCTTCTCACGTGATACTGAATATCGCCGCAATGACAGGGTTGGCGCCGCTTACCGGAATTCCATTGCCATTATTAAGTTATGGCGGTACAAGTATGTTATTTATCGCGGCAGCACTCGGTTTAGTTTTTCAAATTTCCAAATATACGTCACATAAAGCATTAGAGGAGGGTGAAAGTGGCCAAGATCTTAGCGGTCGGCGGCGGCTCAGGCGGACACGTTACGCCAGTGGTAGCCGTATTTAGAGAATTACAGAAAACTGGTGATCACGAGCTTCGTTTTTGGTGCGATAAAAAATTTGGCGCCAGCGCGCGCGGTATTTTTGCTAAGTTCGATGAAAATATTCCGGTCGATTTGATTATTGCTGGAAAATTGCGTCGATATCACGGAAAAAGCATCTCATTTCATCTGCATCCGTCAATTCTATTTCCAAATTTGCGCGACGGTTTTAAGGTGATGATTGGATTTTTCCAGAGTTTATTTAAGCTTATGAAGTGGCGTCCAGACGTTATTTTTATTAAGGGCGGATATGTTTGTCTGCCGGTTGGCTATGCGGCTCGGCTATTAAGAATTCCGTTGGTTTTGCATGATTCTGACGCGCATCCAGGTTTGACGAATCGCTTGCTGAGCCCCTTCGCAAAAGCTATCGCCACGGGCGCGCCGCTTGAATATTACAATTATCCACCAGAAAAAGCTTCATATGTTGGCATTCCAGTTGCGCCAGAATTCCATCCATATTCTGAGGCTGAGAGGAAAGAATTGAAGGAAAAATTAGGCTTTAATGTCAATAAACCGCTAGTTGTTATTACTGGCGGTGGACTCGGAGCCGGGCGAATTAATTCCGCGATTGTAGCAATTAGGGAAAATCTGCTTGCTGAGGCTTCGGTATTTTTGATATCGGGAAATCAGCAATATGAAGAAATTCTCGAGCAAACCGACGAGCGAGAAGGCTGGCGATTGCAGGCGTTTGTTCACAACGGAATGGCGGAAGTTTTGGCGGCGGCGGATATAGTCGTGACCAGGGCAGGGGCGACCACTCTTCTGGAATTGGCGGCGCTACATAAACCGACAATCATCATCCCTAATGGTCATTTGACGGGCGGGCATCAATTGAAAAACGCTAAGGTTTATCAGGACGCATTGGCGGCGTTGATAGTTTCCGAAGATGAGTTGGATAAGGACAACCAAATCTTGGCACGAAAAATAATTGGCGTATTAAAATCTCAGAAAATTCTTAAAGGTTTGGGCGATAACTTCGGTAAATTTGCCAAGCCAAACGCGGCTAAAGATATGGCGAAGATTATTCTTACTACGGTGCGAAGGCAGGGTAGGCGAAAGTGAAATTCCCCTTCTCTAAGAAAAAGTCGGACGAGAATCTGAGTCGTCGAGAAATCGCGGCGCGTCGTCGAACCGAGAATTACGATGATTTGCCCGCCCAATCGTATCGTCGGAACAGGACGCTTAATAGCCGCCAAACGTCCTCTCCTTTGGAGACTTCTGAGAGGCTCGAGACTCACGAATTGGTGAAAAAACGTCGCCGTGTAATGCGGAAAATGCTTGCGACTGCGGTGAGTTTGCTTGTTGTGATATTTCTTTTGTTCCAATTGACAATCAATATTTCAATCCAAACTCCCGACGCAAAAAGTTCCAGCAACGCTAATAAATACGTGAGCGTTCTTAATGAATATTACAGCGCCCATCCAGCGGAGAGGTTCCGGTTCTTCCTCAATAATAATGACCTAAAGCAATTCTTTTTACAGAAAGCTCCTGAGGTAAAAAACATTCGCGTGGAGGGAGATTTTCTAGCGCGATCAGCTGTCAAGTTGACGTTTAGGCAGCCGGTGGCCCAGTGGTCTTCTGGGGATAAGATTTATTTTGTTGATGATAGCGGTGTTACTTTTGAACGGAATTATTTTGCCGCGCCTACGGTTGCTGTTCGTGATGAGAGTGGCCTACCGACTAGAGGTGGTCAAGAAGTTATCAATCGTCAATTCTTGAGCTTCCTTGGTCAAGCTGTGTCTGAATTTTCGCAGCATAAAATGAATGTTTCAGAGGTTATTCTGCCAGCTAATACTGTACGCCAAGTCTGGTTTAAGGTCGAGGGCAGGGAAACCCAGATTCGTATGACGGTAGATAGGTCTGCTCAAGCTCAGGTTAAACAGGCGATAGCTACTTTGAGTTATTTGGATAATAATGGCGCGAAGCCAGGGTATATAGACGTCAGGGTGGATCAGAGGTCGTTCTATAAGTAGGGTGGTCAACTTCTCTTCTGGATAGAGTAAGTTCTCTTTTTGTTCTATTTCTGTATGGCGTAGAAAATATATATAACAATATAAAAATATGCAAAAGTCAAATAATCGCAAAATGATAAGCTAGGGGAGTAGGGCAATAAAAATATAAAAATGTCAAATAATATAAAATGCATTGTGGAAAACTTAACGAGCTTACGGCGCGCATACTCAGAGTTTATATTGATGTAAAAATATCAATGTAGCACTCCGGCATGTATAGTGCTGGAATTAAAAAAATATTTTTTTAAGTTCGTATTTTGTTGGTGTAATTTTTTATAAAAGACGGTATGTTCTATGAGGTTGTGTATAATAGAGAATCCCCTGGTCGAATTACTGGAAAAAAGTTCGTTTTTAAGGTGTTAGCGAATATATGTAGACATATGTATATTCATCTTTGTGCGGCATTTATTATTGCGTAAAAGGTACATTGTGCGACATTAAAACTATATCTAAAACACGACTA contains the following coding sequences:
- a CDS encoding ATP-dependent DNA helicase, whose product is MDQELALAILLSGRSALLTGAAGTGKTYLLNTFIAQARKRGKKVSVTATTGLAATHLGGNTIHSWSGIGVSDRLPNNFFERLSKTRRDVISKTDVLIIDEISMLHDFRLDMIDKVLRTVRENDRPFGGIQLVMSGDFFQLPPVNRPNEQGGGFVVYSDAWQELQPAVLYLERQYRQNDEQLLGVLTALRTGDVRRRHVEALLARTEIEPPDGDITELHTVNVDVDDINIQKLAELPGEERSYQQTTTGSKIYVENLQRSVLAPENLVIKLGALVMAVKNSPQKLYANGSIGTVVDFEPLTEYPVVEFRDGRRVTMVPDAWELRDGERKRASISQVPLRLAWAITVHKSQGMTLDAAKIDLRKAFVEGMGYVALSRVRDLDNLYLYGINRRALEVSPDALAIDEVLRQASRESAERYRGDRY
- a CDS encoding division/cell wall cluster transcriptional repressor MraZ; amino-acid sequence: MQTDYFERKLDDKRRLTIPAELRAEFASGVVLTRGFGKYLHLYPRQIWDREVESALTGSILDERVADLNVKFRRGKTASALDQKQGRVTIEQHLLDYAGIDREVVAVRAGEYFRLIAAENAE
- the rsmH gene encoding 16S rRNA (cytosine(1402)-N(4))-methyltransferase RsmH; amino-acid sequence: MMSIKEHPPQSEKLKDSEPIHVPVLLEITLSKLQPVEGESYLDLTAGYGGHARAFLNRTDNYLNSVLVDRDENAIKTLGDLAEKGVTLIHKDFVSAAQDLVKQGRKFDVILADLGVSSPQLDRAERGFSFRFDGPLDMRMDNRTEITAADIVNSYSVDDLTQLIIRYGEENPGRARRIAQAIVKARPIQGTTELADLIKQTVGRGSMKHHPATRTFQALRIEVNRELKLIEELLPLLPRLLNKGGRVGIISFHSLEDRLIKRYFSEQATAGYEAELIVPEKKPVSGTEDVHNPRSRSAKFRYAVKK
- a CDS encoding peptidoglycan D,D-transpeptidase FtsI family protein; translated protein: MQRLIRSRTGWLAIALLVVMAAFVLRLFQLQILQYGKYTELARASQQRQFIIPAERGKIYMMDGKTPVPVVLNQTVYTVIADPQSIDDKERSQLVDSLREIAGGEMTENVSERLNNKKSRYEVLAKNITRTQAEKLKKKNFAGVLYQQSSIRNYPEGELGAHVLGFVNAAGEGQYGIEGSLNKQLKGRDGLLQSVTDVRNIPLTVGKNNMRIEAKSGDNLALTVDRNIQSQTELALKKGVEAAGATEGSVIVMNPKNGQVLAMANYPTYNPADFAKQKNGSVFVDSASMVPFEPGSIIKSFSFATAIDKGVVSPSTTYNNTDCIKVADRTMCNVLRGLGGPMTIQGAFNNSLNVGTITAIRKLGNGSQINLPARQTLYEYYHDKFGFGAKTGIELGEASGYIYPPDSAEGNEVRYSAMTYGQSMNLTMVQVAAGFSSLVNGGQYYKPTILVGTIDESGNLKSSENKVIRQTVSGGTSSQMRTMLTTARRSSFLSKSDKSGYEIGGKTGTSEAVVNGAYTQKETIATYIGYGGGKNGTEYVIMVRVAAPGKGINLQGNLHAGPIFTDISNWMIDYMKIAPKE
- a CDS encoding phospho-N-acetylmuramoyl-pentapeptide-transferase, with the translated sequence MGIALQTMTNELTHVFLLSVGAFLLAMFLTPIYTFFAYRYRFWKRQRSESTDGKKLKVFAKFQAAKLRRNIPTMAGVIGVISIFVVTIFFNLDRAQTWLPLAALVGGGIVGLIDDIINLRGLGGGAAGLRSPVKFALITLIGVVLGWFFFAKLGVASFHVPFVGEVNIGWLIVPLFAFAVVATGNAVNISDGMDGLAGGLLGISFGAFGVIALLQQHVILAGFCFTVVGVLLSYLWFNIYPARFFMGDVGSFAYGACLGVVAMLTDSLLLLPVIGLLFVIEAGSSLTQIVSKKLFKRKIFLSAPIHHHLEAIGWPETKVTMRFWVIGCVMAFIGVMLALAGGHIA
- a CDS encoding FtsW/RodA/SpoVE family cell cycle protein, producing MRNSVAKNRQSIAQPVRSHRPMYQIVLYMGLLLLLGLIVMYALGPQRANVMNYAYGTNYSDTYFFGKQLTSVFIAVVAFSAFYFTPYKWFIGERSKYILYAGFALCILLFLSGAVLHLSFAQETNGAYRWFQLGVLGSFQPSELLKYGVLLFLAGFLGRRSQQEKLNDIQETIIPLGIISGLSLLMIVFLQKDLGTGISLIAIILSMILVAGIDWKIFKKILAIVALCGLVMIFTSPHRIERVMTFVQGDSHKGTSSQENKNYHIQQARIAIGSGGLLGLGIGKSVQATGYLPEATNDSIFAVMGETFGFVGLMAILALFTALLLSILHVAARLPNVTLRLIVAGIFGWIASHVILNIAAMTGLAPLTGIPLPLLSYGGTSMLFIAAALGLVFQISKYTSHKALEEGESGQDLSGRRRLRRTRYASGSRI
- a CDS encoding UDP-N-acetylglucosamine--N-acetylmuramyl-(pentapeptide) pyrophosphoryl-undecaprenol N-acetylglucosamine transferase, translating into MAKILAVGGGSGGHVTPVVAVFRELQKTGDHELRFWCDKKFGASARGIFAKFDENIPVDLIIAGKLRRYHGKSISFHLHPSILFPNLRDGFKVMIGFFQSLFKLMKWRPDVIFIKGGYVCLPVGYAARLLRIPLVLHDSDAHPGLTNRLLSPFAKAIATGAPLEYYNYPPEKASYVGIPVAPEFHPYSEAERKELKEKLGFNVNKPLVVITGGGLGAGRINSAIVAIRENLLAEASVFLISGNQQYEEILEQTDEREGWRLQAFVHNGMAEVLAAADIVVTRAGATTLLELAALHKPTIIIPNGHLTGGHQLKNAKVYQDALAALIVSEDELDKDNQILARKIIGVLKSQKILKGLGDNFGKFAKPNAAKDMAKIILTTVRRQGRRK
- a CDS encoding cell division protein FtsQ/DivIB — translated: MKFPFSKKKSDENLSRREIAARRRTENYDDLPAQSYRRNRTLNSRQTSSPLETSERLETHELVKKRRRVMRKMLATAVSLLVVIFLLFQLTINISIQTPDAKSSSNANKYVSVLNEYYSAHPAERFRFFLNNNDLKQFFLQKAPEVKNIRVEGDFLARSAVKLTFRQPVAQWSSGDKIYFVDDSGVTFERNYFAAPTVAVRDESGLPTRGGQEVINRQFLSFLGQAVSEFSQHKMNVSEVILPANTVRQVWFKVEGRETQIRMTVDRSAQAQVKQAIATLSYLDNNGAKPGYIDVRVDQRSFYK